The following proteins come from a genomic window of Candidatus Bipolaricaulis sibiricus:
- a CDS encoding Putative oxidoreductase subunit has product MIRSGIVRENRYFDSMFLMQVRQRMEREPGIRQAAAVMGTATNKELLTRLGFAGSWLASAGPNDLVVAVEGEDAAVVHAVLDRVEEFFTQKQRERETRPRALADGLVALPEANLAVISVPGRFAAREARAALERGLNVFLFSSNVSVEDEVALKELARARGLLVMGPDCGTAIIRGIGVGFANAVRRGPIGVVGSSGTGLQEVTSLVHQSGLGVSHAIGTGSRDLSEAVGGLTTWSALEALAADPDTEVVVVVAKPPAARMLAALRARLQEFPKPVVACLLGTAAPDRSSGGVQWAATLDAAAARAVRMAGGQPVVPERPDLAAWGKTAAGERARMDGGQKYIRGVFAGGTFCYEAQHVLAQAGLVVRSNAPLDRRRVLDDPMRSVGHALLDLGDEHFTEGRAHPMIDPALRQERVLLEARDPEVAVVLLDFILGYNAAPDPVGDLLPVIREAKRAAVERGGYVSVVASVCGTDGDPQGLRSQVAALEEVGVVVLPSNAQAAAYGVVVIGGAR; this is encoded by the coding sequence ATGATCCGTTCCGGAATCGTGCGGGAGAACCGCTACTTCGACTCGATGTTCCTGATGCAGGTGCGGCAACGTATGGAGCGGGAGCCCGGCATTCGCCAGGCCGCCGCGGTCATGGGGACGGCCACGAACAAGGAGCTCCTGACCAGGCTGGGGTTCGCCGGATCGTGGCTCGCCTCGGCCGGACCCAACGATCTGGTGGTCGCCGTGGAAGGAGAGGACGCGGCGGTGGTGCACGCCGTGCTGGACAGAGTCGAGGAGTTCTTCACCCAGAAGCAGAGGGAGCGGGAAACGCGACCGCGGGCGCTCGCCGATGGCCTTGTCGCGTTGCCGGAGGCGAACCTCGCCGTGATCTCCGTCCCAGGACGGTTCGCCGCGCGAGAAGCACGTGCGGCTCTGGAACGGGGGCTGAACGTCTTCCTGTTCAGCAGCAACGTGTCGGTGGAGGACGAGGTGGCGCTGAAGGAACTGGCCCGCGCCCGAGGGCTTCTCGTGATGGGCCCGGACTGCGGGACGGCGATCATCCGGGGGATCGGAGTCGGGTTCGCGAACGCAGTGCGCCGCGGTCCGATCGGCGTGGTCGGGTCGTCCGGCACGGGGCTCCAGGAGGTCACGTCGTTGGTCCATCAGAGCGGGCTGGGCGTGTCCCATGCCATCGGTACAGGGAGTCGCGACCTGAGCGAGGCGGTGGGCGGGCTCACCACCTGGAGCGCCCTGGAGGCACTCGCGGCCGACCCCGACACCGAGGTGGTCGTGGTCGTGGCGAAGCCCCCTGCGGCGCGGATGCTGGCCGCGCTGCGGGCCCGGCTGCAGGAGTTCCCCAAGCCGGTGGTGGCCTGCCTGCTGGGGACAGCGGCCCCGGACCGGTCCTCGGGGGGGGTCCAGTGGGCGGCGACGCTGGACGCGGCCGCGGCGCGGGCGGTGCGGATGGCGGGAGGGCAGCCCGTGGTGCCGGAACGCCCGGATCTCGCGGCGTGGGGGAAGACCGCGGCCGGTGAACGGGCGCGGATGGACGGGGGCCAGAAGTACATCCGGGGCGTCTTCGCCGGCGGGACGTTCTGCTACGAGGCTCAGCACGTGCTCGCCCAGGCCGGACTCGTTGTGCGGTCCAATGCCCCGCTGGACCGGCGACGGGTGCTGGATGATCCGATGCGCAGCGTGGGGCACGCCCTGCTCGACCTCGGCGACGAGCATTTCACCGAGGGGCGGGCGCACCCGATGATCGATCCCGCCCTCCGTCAGGAGAGGGTCCTCCTCGAGGCCCGTGATCCGGAGGTGGCAGTGGTGCTGCTTGACTTCATCCTGGGGTACAACGCCGCACCAGACCCGGTGGGAGACCTCCTCCCTGTGATCCGCGAGGCGAAGCGCGCCGCCGTGGAGCGCGGCGGGTATGTGAGCGTCGTCGCCTCGGTGTGTGGGACCGACGGTGACCCACAGGGACTCCGGTCCCAGGTCGCGGCCCTTGAGGAGGTCGGCGTGGTCGTGCTACCCAGCAACGCCCAGGCCGCTGCGTACGGCGTGGTGGTTATCGGGGGGGCACGGTGA
- a CDS encoding Transcription regulator [contains diacylglycerol kinase catalytic domain] has product MVQVQVVLNPAADRGRAGQRRAELQTVLDQAGVDAAVAVTERPGHAVELARAAVAAGARVVAAAGGDGTIHEVAQALVGTGTALGVLPMGSGNDYIRVLGIPKDLVGAAAVLAQGRARTVDVAQVQGQFSLNSFGMGIEGQIAADYRRMRFLKGELGYLYATILEVVRFRAFRAEVEGDGWTFAGRLLSVSVMNGPCAGGGYRLAPHARVDDGVLDVGLIGNYPRLVRFVVLPKTRDGSYLNLARVHAKKAERVEIRSDRPLPVHMDGELLPEPVQEIEVSLRPRALYVIA; this is encoded by the coding sequence ATGGTACAGGTGCAGGTGGTGCTGAACCCGGCCGCGGATCGAGGTCGGGCCGGGCAGCGACGGGCCGAACTGCAGACCGTCCTCGATCAGGCCGGTGTGGACGCCGCGGTCGCGGTCACCGAACGCCCCGGACACGCCGTCGAGCTTGCCCGCGCTGCGGTGGCCGCCGGGGCCCGAGTCGTCGCCGCCGCCGGCGGCGACGGAACGATCCACGAGGTCGCCCAGGCCCTGGTCGGGACAGGCACGGCACTGGGTGTATTGCCCATGGGTTCTGGGAACGACTACATCAGGGTTCTCGGCATCCCGAAGGACCTTGTGGGGGCGGCGGCCGTTCTCGCCCAGGGTCGGGCGCGGACGGTGGACGTGGCCCAGGTGCAGGGGCAGTTCTCGCTCAACTCGTTCGGGATGGGCATCGAGGGGCAGATCGCCGCCGACTACCGACGGATGCGGTTCCTGAAGGGTGAGCTGGGCTACCTCTACGCCACGATCCTCGAGGTGGTCAGGTTCCGCGCGTTTCGGGCCGAGGTCGAGGGGGACGGGTGGACGTTCGCGGGGCGGCTCCTCTCCGTCTCGGTGATGAACGGCCCCTGCGCGGGCGGCGGGTACCGCCTCGCCCCCCACGCCCGCGTGGACGATGGCGTACTCGACGTGGGCCTGATCGGGAACTACCCCCGGCTGGTGCGGTTCGTGGTTCTGCCCAAGACGCGCGACGGTTCCTACCTCAACCTGGCGCGGGTGCATGCGAAGAAGGCCGAGCGTGTAGAGATCCGCAGCGATCGTCCCCTCCCCGTGCACATGGACGGGGAGCTCCTGCCCGAGCCCGTCCAGGAGATCGAGGTCTCCCTGCGCCCCCGTGCGTTGTACGTGATCGCCTGA